The following coding sequences are from one Shumkonia mesophila window:
- the glgB gene encoding 1,4-alpha-glucan branching protein GlgB: MPQSLDRNALNALASGDHADPFGVLGMHEASGGRLLARACLPGARSVAVVDAADGTTVADLPRIHDAGIFAGPLGKRRQRFAYRLRVDWNGEVVEAEDAYRFPPVISDFDLHLLGEGNHLRAYEVMGAHPRTLEGVAGVAFAVWAPNARRVSVVGGFNGWDGRRHVMRLRHSFGIWEIFVPGIGPGEPYKFEIKAGDGRLLPLKTDPYAFAAEVPPKTASVVVAAQPFAWTDELWRGRLGETNALDAPVSVYEVHLGSWRRKPEEGNRYLTYRELAGELVPYVRDLGFTHIELMPVSEFPFDGSWGYQPIGLFAPTSRFGSPDDFRAFVDACHAADIGVLIDWVPGHFPTDEHGLGLFDGTHLYEHADPRKGRHTDWGTLIYNYGRREVANFLLANARYWIDSFHIDGLRVDAVASMLYLDYSRKAGEWVPNQYGGNENLEAVAFLKRMNEVIFGENGGATTVAEESTAWPMVSRPTYLGGLGFGLKWNMGWMHDTLQYMSKEPIYRRYHPNNLTFGLLYAFTENFVLALSHDEVVHGKGSLLGKMPGDRWQKFANLRAYFAFMFGHPGKKLLFMGADIAQEREWSHDRSLDWHLLDDPLHAGAKQLVGDLNRLYRAAPALYEVDFEPAGFSWIDCQDVDNSVVSFLRRGKRPEEVAVVVCNFTPVVHHGYRIGVPSGDFYVECINTDAADYGGSGVGNLGGVQAEAVPAHGHPWSVNLTLPPLAVLILRPRGIEGQA; encoded by the coding sequence ATGCCCCAATCCCTCGACCGTAACGCCCTTAATGCCCTGGCGTCGGGCGATCACGCAGACCCCTTCGGCGTGCTTGGCATGCACGAAGCCTCGGGCGGCCGCCTCCTGGCTCGGGCCTGCCTGCCCGGCGCCCGTTCGGTGGCGGTGGTGGACGCCGCCGACGGCACGACCGTCGCCGATCTGCCCCGCATTCACGACGCCGGCATCTTCGCCGGGCCGTTGGGCAAGCGGCGCCAGCGCTTCGCCTATCGCCTGCGCGTCGACTGGAACGGCGAGGTGGTGGAGGCCGAGGACGCCTACCGCTTCCCGCCGGTCATCAGCGATTTCGACCTGCACCTCCTGGGCGAGGGCAACCATCTCAGGGCCTACGAGGTGATGGGGGCCCATCCCCGTACGCTGGAAGGCGTCGCCGGCGTCGCCTTCGCCGTCTGGGCCCCCAACGCCCGGCGGGTCAGCGTGGTCGGCGGCTTCAACGGCTGGGACGGCCGGCGCCACGTCATGCGCCTGCGCCACAGCTTCGGCATCTGGGAGATCTTCGTTCCCGGCATCGGCCCCGGCGAGCCCTACAAGTTCGAGATCAAGGCCGGGGATGGCCGGCTGCTGCCGCTGAAGACCGATCCTTACGCGTTTGCCGCCGAAGTGCCGCCGAAGACGGCCAGCGTCGTCGTCGCCGCGCAACCCTTCGCCTGGACCGACGAGCTGTGGCGCGGCCGCCTCGGCGAGACCAACGCGCTCGACGCGCCCGTCTCGGTTTACGAGGTCCATCTCGGCTCCTGGCGGCGCAAGCCCGAGGAGGGGAACCGCTACCTGACCTACCGCGAGCTGGCCGGCGAACTGGTTCCCTACGTGCGCGACCTGGGCTTCACCCACATCGAGCTGATGCCGGTGTCCGAGTTTCCGTTCGACGGCTCGTGGGGCTACCAGCCGATCGGCCTGTTCGCGCCGACCAGCCGCTTCGGTTCGCCCGACGATTTCCGCGCCTTCGTCGATGCCTGCCACGCCGCCGACATCGGCGTGCTGATCGACTGGGTGCCCGGCCACTTCCCGACCGACGAGCACGGCCTCGGCCTCTTCGACGGCACCCATCTCTACGAGCACGCCGACCCCCGCAAGGGCCGCCACACCGACTGGGGGACGCTGATCTACAATTACGGGCGGCGCGAGGTGGCGAACTTCCTGCTGGCCAACGCCCGCTACTGGATCGATTCCTTCCACATCGACGGCCTGCGCGTCGACGCCGTGGCGTCCATGCTCTACCTCGACTACAGTCGCAAGGCGGGCGAATGGGTGCCCAACCAATACGGCGGCAACGAGAACCTGGAGGCGGTGGCCTTCCTCAAACGCATGAACGAGGTCATCTTCGGCGAGAACGGCGGGGCGACGACGGTGGCCGAGGAATCGACCGCCTGGCCGATGGTGTCGCGGCCGACCTACCTCGGCGGTCTGGGCTTCGGGCTCAAATGGAACATGGGCTGGATGCACGACACCCTGCAGTACATGTCCAAGGAGCCGATCTATCGTCGTTACCACCCGAACAACCTGACCTTCGGCCTGCTCTATGCCTTCACCGAGAATTTCGTGCTGGCGCTGTCCCACGACGAGGTGGTGCACGGCAAGGGCTCGCTTTTGGGCAAGATGCCCGGGGACCGCTGGCAGAAGTTCGCCAACCTCCGGGCCTATTTCGCCTTCATGTTCGGCCATCCCGGCAAGAAGCTGCTGTTCATGGGCGCCGACATCGCCCAGGAACGCGAGTGGTCGCACGACCGCAGCCTGGACTGGCACCTGCTCGACGATCCCCTGCACGCCGGCGCCAAGCAGCTGGTGGGCGACCTCAACCGGCTGTACCGGGCGGCGCCCGCCCTTTACGAGGTCGACTTCGAGCCGGCCGGCTTCTCGTGGATCGACTGCCAGGATGTCGACAACAGCGTGGTCAGCTTCCTGCGCCGCGGCAAGCGGCCGGAGGAGGTGGCGGTGGTGGTCTGCAACTTCACGCCGGTGGTCCATCACGGCTACCGCATCGGGGTGCCGAGCGGCGATTTCTATGTCGAATGCATCAACACCGACGCCGCCGACTACGGCGGCAGCGGGGTCGGCAACCTGGGCGGCGTCCAGGCCGAGGCCGTGCCCGCCCACGGCCATCCGTGGTCGGTCAACCTGACCCTGCCGCCGTTGGCCGTTCTCATCCTGCGGCCACGCGGCATCGAGGGACAAGCATGA